TCGGACGCGGTCGATTGTTTTGTTAAAAACAAAGTCGAAGAAGCAAAGGATATAATATTATTTGACGACGTTATAGACAATCATTTCAGAGAAATTAAGAAAGATTTCATTAAACACATTGAAGAAGACGGAAAAAACGCTGAAATTTGGCTTGATATTTTGATGACGGCTAAATATCTTGAGAGAATTGGCGACCACGCAAAAAATATCGCTAAATTGGTTGTTTATACTATAGGAGACCAGCGATGATTTTCATCGTAGAAGACGATGTCTCTATTCGCGAATTGGTAATTTATTCGTTAAAAAATTCAGGATTTGAATGTAAAGGCTTTTCCGACGGCGGGCAATTTTGGACGGAAATTGAAAAAAACGTTCCGGAATTGGTTTTATTAGACATCATGCTTCCAAAAGAAGACGGATTAAGTATCCTTAAAAAGATACGTTCCATGAAAACGATTAGCGACATTCCGGTTATTATGTTAACCGCCAAAAGTTCGGAGTTTGACAAAGTTATCGGGTTGGACAGCGGCGCAGACGATTATGTCTCCAAGCCGTTTGGGATTACCGAGTTGCTTGCGCGAATAAAACGTTTGCTTGCCCGCACAAAAAAAAGCTGCGTTTCGGATAATAAAATGATTCTGGGAATACTCGAAGTCGATACCGCAAAACATTTGGTTTCGTCCGACGGTAAAAAAATAGATCTTACGCTAAAGGAATTTGATTTGCTTGTTTTCCTTATGCGTAGCAAAAATATTGTATATTCACGCGAAGAACTTTTAGAAAAAGTTTGGGGATATGATGTTACGGTAGAAACGCGTACCGTTGACACGCATATCATGTCGCTTCGAGCAAAAATCGACAAAGCGAGAAAATATATTCAAACGATACGCGGAGTCGGTTATAAAATCGGAGAAATTGAATGAAAAAAATCGTTTTTGCCGCAATTTGCGTTTTAAGCGTTACGGCAATAACGATTACCGCTTTACTGGTCAATTACGCCGCATATAGTGATTATGAAAATCATAAAATAAAAAACGAATCGCAGCTGCTCCTCAAAATGATAAATAACGGAATAGACGCTTACGGAACGTCGTATTTGGATTCAATTCACATAATGCAGCACAGTATTTTGTACATAGACAAAAACGGAAATGTCTTAAAAACGACAAAAGAATCGGAACGTTTCAACCCGATAGGCAAAAAAATATTATATCAAGAACTGCGCCGTTACGACGGTTCGACGATTCGCGTAATAATATGTGCGGACGAATATATAATTTATGCGAGAAAATTTATTCCGGTTTTGATTTTTATGGTAATATTAACGTCGATACTCGCAATGGTCGCCGCTAAAACGCTTTCAAAAAAGATTGTCGGTCGTATAAACGGAATCGATATGGAAAATCCGCATGACAGTGTAATTTTTGACGAATTATCGCCGCTTATGCACAAGATAAAAAATAGAAACGATTCGTTTGCAGTTCAATTGGATAATCTGAAGAACAGAAAAACTCAATTTGAGACTATTACTGCAAATATGCAGGACGGTTTAATAATTTTGAATGAAAACGACAGAATTTTATTTTGTAACAAAAAAGCGATAAACATATTGAGCCGACGAAACAACGAAGACGATAATTTTGTTAATCGAAATATTTTAGTGTTGTGCAGAGATGAAAAATTTCGCAGCGGAATGAAATTTACGCCTGAAACAACAAAGCAGGAATCTTTATTTGAGATGCACGGCGGAACAATAAAAATGATTGCCAGCCGGATTACGAATAACGAAAGAAAAATCGGTACGGCGGTTTTGCTTATGGATATAACGGAGCAAGCGGACAGAGAAAAACTTCGCCGGGAATTTTCCGCCAACGTATCCCATGAACTCAAAACGCCGTTAACAATAATTTCCGGTTATTCCGAAATAATGGCTAACGGAATGGCAAAACCCGAAGACATAACGGATTTTGCAAAAAAAATTCATTCCGAATCGCAACGCCTGCTTTCGCTTATTAATGATATTATTCAGTTATCTAATCTTGACGAAAACAGCAGTTTTGAGTTTGAAAAAGTGGATTTGTATGATTTTGTTAAAGATGCGATTTCAAAAATTAAAGAAAAAGCCGATGATAAGAAAATATCATACGAATTAAACGGTAAAAACGTTTGTATAAACGCCGTTCCGCGTCTTCTATATGAAATTTTGCAAAATCTATTGGATAATGCGGTAAAATACAATCGGGAAAACGGCAAAATATTCGTTGAAATCAAAACGAAAGAAGATAAGGTAGTTTTATCAGTTACCGATACGGGAATAGGAATTCCGCTTTCAATGCAACGTCGTGTATTTGAACGGTTTTTTCGTGTGGATTCTTCGCGAACGGGAAGGCAAAGCGGAACGGGACTAGGACTTTCCATAGTTAAACATGCTGTAGATATACATAAAGGAGAAATAAATCTTTCAAGTGTTGAAGAAAAATGGACAAAGGTTGTAGTTAAATTTCCGCTTGTGAAATAACCTATATTTTCCCTTTTATAATCGAAAACAACAAGTTTATAACCAAAATAAATACAAACAAGACTACCGCCGTTGAAATCAGTGCGTCGCGGTGCAAATCGGCGGCATAACCCATCTCAAGTACTATGTTTGCCGTAAGTGTACGCACTCCGTCAAGTATTCCGCCCGGAAGTTTTGCACGATTTCCGGCTACCATAATAACCGCCATAGTTTCGCCTACACAGCGCCCCATTCCAAGAACGATAGAGGCGATAATTCCGGATTTAGCCGCCGGAAGCATAGCAAAAAATACCGACTCCTCTTTATTTGCGCCGAGCGCCAGTGCGCCTTCGTAATAGATTTCCGGAACTGCTTTTATAGCGGCTTGCGAAACCGCAATTATCGTAGGAAGTATCATTATTGCAAGAATTATTGACGCGGCAAGAAGCGATTTTCCGCTTACTCCGAATACTTCCTGAATAATAGGGCAAACTACTACTAATCCGAAAAATCCGTAAACTACCGACGGAATAGCCGCCAAAAGCGAAATCATAGGATTTAATATGCTTTCAATTTTTTTGTCGCAGAATTTGCACAGAAAAACAGCCGTCAAAATTCCAACTGGAGCGACAAACGTAAGCGCCAGAACCGTCACACAAATACTGGCTACTATCATTGGAAATATACCGAACTGACCGCTCATAGGGCGCCAATTCATACCAAAGATAAAATCGCCTACGCCTATTTTGAACATCGCCGGAACTCCGCCGGCAAATAAAAATAAACAGATAAGAACGACACATAAAATGCAAATTACCGCCGAGACAAAAAACAAAAATTCCGCTATTTTTTCTTTAGTCTGTTTCATTTATTTATTTCAACTCGTCCCATTTTGAAATCTCACCTTTAAATATGGATTTAACCTGTTCTTTGCTCAAATTGTTAATGGAATTTTCATTGTTCACGATAACGGCAATTCCGTCTTTTGCGATAATTTGTATTTGAAATCCCTTGTTTTTTTCACTGTCTTTAAGCGCTCTAGAACTCATACCGATGTCGCATATCGCATTTTCAACCGCCTTTATCCCTGCGGACGAGTCGGTTTGCTGAATCTCAATTTTCGCGTTTTCGTTTATAGCCGAATACGCTTCTTTAAGTTTTTCCATAAGCGGAGAAACCGAAGACGAACCGACCACGACAATCTTTCCGCTAACGTAAGACGAAACAAAAACTTCGCTTTCGTATAAACTTATATAACCGTTTTTTTGGACGACTTCCTGTCCGTTAACGCTCATAATGAATTTAATGAAATCCTGCGCCAACTCGGAAATTTGATTTCTCGTAACTATGATAAACGGTCGTGAAATCGGATAAGTGTCATTTACTGCATTTTCAATGTTCGCTTCTACGCCGTTAATTTCAATCGCCTTAACTTCACTGTTGAGAGAACTCATGGAAACATAACCGATAGATCTCTTGTTGCTTTTTATAGAACTGAGCATTACCGCAGTATTGTTGGTAATTTCTGCGTCAAGTGTCATAATATCATTTTTGTTTTGGTCGAGAATTTCAAACAATTCGGTAAACGCCGAACGGGTTCCCGAACCTTCTTCACGTGAAATAACCGTAATCTTTCCGCTGATAATTCCGCTTGTCTGTTTTTTAGCAGCGTCTTTTTGCTTATTACAGGAAATCGTCGCCAATGCGCAAAACGCAATAAGAAACAATTTTACCGCTCGTCTTTTCATTAAGAAACTCCTTTTTTTATTAAAAATACATAAAAAACAACCATATTAAAAAAATATTTAAGTAACGTCAAAATCTTTTAAAGTTTTATGTAAAATTTTTGTAAATTTTCTTTAAAAAAGCATTACAGACCGAAAAAATTGGTAAAATCAATATTTATATAGAATTTCACCGCATTTTTCGATCTGTTTTTGTGCTATTTTTTCAGGTCGCTCCATTTTGTAACTTTTCCTACAAAGATGGATTTAACTTGCTCTTTGCTCATATTGTCGATTAGATTCTCCTTGTTTACTATAACCGCTATTCCGTCTTTGGCGATGATTGTCGGAGTGAGTCCTTTTTCAAGTTCGCCCGATTTAAGTTCTCTGGAACTCATAGCTACGTCGCATACTCCGCTTTCAGCCATTTTTATGCCGGTGGATGAATCGTTTTGCTGAATCTCAATTTGCACGTTTGCGTTCAACGCCTTGTACGCTTCTTTAAGTTTTTCCATGAGCGGAGAAACCGAAGATGAGCCGCCGATGACAACTTTTCCGCTTGCGCCGGACGTAACAAACGTCTTAACTGCGCCTACGCTTATGTATCCGTTCTTTTCAACGATTTTTTGTCCTTCAACGCTCATGATGAAATTTATGAAATCCTGCGCCGCTTTGGAAATCGTGCTTTTATTCGCTATGATAAACGGGCGTGAAATCGCATATGTATTGTTTATCACGTTTTTTGCGCTTGCCTCTACGCCGTTAATTTTCAGCGCTTTAATTTCACTATTGAGCGAACCCATAGAGACATAGCCGATGGCTCTTTTGTTGTTCTTGATTGAGCCGATCATCACCGCTGTGTTGTTGGTAATTTCGGCGTTAAGAGTAGTGATATCCTTTTTGTCGTCATCCACAACTCCGAACAATTCCGTGAATGCCGAACGGGTTCCCGAACCTTCTTCACGGGAAACAACCGTAATAACGTCCGTTTGTTTTCCGCCCTGTGCAAAAACCATTGATACGATTGTGCAAAACGCTAAAATCACTAATTTTGCCGTTTGCTTTTTCATAAAACACTCCTTTAATTTAAGTAAAACGAAGACGCTTTTGAGCGTCATGTGTAAAATATTTAAGAAAAGTCAAAACTTTGAGGATATTTGTGTGAAATTTTTGCAAAATCGTAATATTGCACTTATATACCCATATCGGTATCGCGAATAATCGCTTTATTACATAAACAGCGTAGATAACCTGAAAAAACGGCGATAAGATTTTCAATAAACAGAAAAAATATATTTAAAACGAACTTAAAAAAAGTATTTTTGTTATAATGATTATAATAAAATTGGGCGGAGGGGGATAAAAATGAAAAATTTCAACGGTGAATTTGCAAGTGAAGCGGAAGATTGAAACAAGTTATCTATGCAGGAAAAAGAAAGAATTTACAAAGAAGATGTGGAACAACTTCGTAGAGATTTTAATTCTGTTGAGGGCGGAAATGGACAGGCAATATCGGGGGAGGGGTAATCAATTGTGTATAGATCTTTCTCTTGCCGGTTTATATATATTTGGTTTTTTACCTGTATTTTTATTGCTTCCCGTATTTTGTTTTTATATTCTCGCAGGTTTTTTGAATTTCTTGTTTTAATAAGGAATTAAATATGTCGAGAAAAATTTATTTCTTGCTAAAAAAGTAAATGATTAATTTGTTGCACTCATAGTGACGTGGCGGTGTTAAATGAATGCGGGACGCAGATATATCTGCACCCCGTTTTGTTTGGCGGCGACTTGCCGACAGGGTATATAGGCCACGAGATATTTATTTTGCTTCTTCTGTCCCCATCAATGCGTCAATGTTCAGCAAAAGCGAAACTATTCCGTCGCCCATAATCGCAGAGCCGCTTATGTTTTCGGCGAATTCCTGCGGTAACGTCAAATCTTTCTTCACAATTTGGTGGATTCCGACAACTGCAGAAACGACAAATGCCTGATAAACGCCTTTGTTACGCATAATTACAATAATTTCTTTTGGTTGCGCACTAAATTCCGCACCTACAGGTTCTACCGCTTCTGAAAGCCGTTGAACCGGAATAACGCCTTCTTTGAATTGAAGGACATGACCTTTTTCATTAATGCTTTCAATGTGCGCTTCACCGACGCTTATGCTCGCTTCTATACATTCAAGCGGTAAGATAAACCTGTCGGTTTCGGTTCTTACGACAAAACCCTGCATAATTTGTGTTGTCATCACTGACGGAATAGTCAAGATAAACGTAGTGCCTATACCTTGATCCGTATGGGTATAAATTTTCCCATTTGCCTTTTCAAGATTTTTCTTAACGACGTCCATTCCTACGCCTCGTCCGGAAATATCTGTAACTTCCGATGCGGTCGATACCCCGGAAGCGAACATAACGCCGATGATTTTTTCTTGGTCAAACAACTCTGCTTCGCTCATTATTCCGAGTTCTATTGCTTTTGCACGAAGTTTTTCAAGATTTAATCCCGCTCCGTCGTCTTTAATTGTAACCGTAACGACTCCCGATTTTTCAACGGCGCAAAGCGTAATCGTTCCTTCTTTTTCTTTCCCTGCGGCTTCTCTTACATCCTGTTTTTCTATTCCGTGGTCGGCGGCGTTTCTGGTCATGTGAACAAGCGGCGATTCTAAAATTTCAAGAATAGTTTTATCTATTCTTAAATCGCCGCCCTCAATTTCAACCTTAATTCTTTTACCGGTTTTTGCCGCGACTTCATTAACGATCTTTGGCATTCTTTTGAAAATTTGGTCAATCGGAACCTTACGAATCTCCATTATACTTTTTTGCAAATTTCGTGAAAGTTGGCTAAACGTTTCAGTAATTTTTTTGAGTTCGGCTACAACGTCTTCCTTACGAATATTTTTCGTCTGATTTGCCATTGAACCAAGGTTCATGTACATATCTTCTACGATTACCAATTCGCCTACGAAAGCCAAGAAATTATCCACGGATTCTTCCGAAATACGCATAGTTTTAGCCGTGGCTTGAGTTTGTTGAACCGGTTGTTCGGTTATTTTCTTTTCTTTTTCGGTTTCTTTGTGTGAGTCGGAATTTACGTCCTGACCGGCAGGGATAGTTATCGTAAGTTTTTCCATCTGTTCCAAAATCGTCGTTCTTATAAGCGGATCCATACCTATAGTCATTTCGGCTATAGAAATATTATCAAGCATTTCGTTAATGATTTTGTTTGAATCGCCGGAATCGCTTATAAACTGTCTCAGCGTTTCAATAAGAACTCTGATTTGTCCGAATATTTTATCGCCGGACGGATATGATTTGCCGTCTTTCATTATTTTTTCAAGTTCTTGGTATTCGGACGGTTTTTGCGCCGTCTCTTTTTTATTCGCGGAATTTAATTTTATCAGTCTTTCTTCATATTTCTTTATAGTGTTGGAAATTGCGCTGTTATCCTCTTTAATAGCCGATAAATCCTCCAGTATTTCTTCAATAACCTTTAACGAATCTCCGTTATTTTCATTTTCTCCGTTCTTTAAAAAATCCAATATCGCTTTTTTGGCGTTTTCTACGGAATCGGGAATTTTTGCTTTTGTACCGTTTGAACGGATTTCTTCAAATGCTTTTGACACTCCGTTTGAACCGTCAATTAAAAGGTCTATAACCATGTCCGTTATTGAGAGTTTTTTTTGTCGAATGCCATCCATAACCTGTTCTATGGCATGGCTTAATTCTTTAATTTCAGTAAGGTTAAAATAGGCGGCATTTCCTTTTATTGAATGAAACACCCTGAATAGTAGTTGAACTGTCGATTCGTCGTACCCGCTTGACCTCAAATTCAGAAAATTTTGAACAACACTGTATAAGTCGTCCATCGCTTCGTCTATAAAGCCAACCATCATATCCAAATCGGCGGTATTTTCGTTTCCCATGAATTTCTCCGTCATTACCGTAATTTACAGTAAAATAATTTATTGCGTTTAATGATTTCAGAAAAAAAAGTATTTTCGGAATTTTTAATTTATTATTCCTCGACTCTGCCTTTAACTTTTCCTAAAATAATAATTTTATTTACGCCGTCGTCGTCAAAAAATAGTTTCAATGTGTCGCCGGACGATTCATTTTTGGTTTTTTGGTCGAAATAAATCGCTTTTGCGTTTCCTTCAACGATTGAAAGCATCTTGTAGTTTTCAATATCTTTGTTATTTAAAAAAGTCAAAATTCTTTCGCCTTGCATTTTGTCCGCAACATCTTCTTTATCTTTTTTAAACCGCTTAAACGAAGAGTTTTTCTCTGATAAAATTTGTGAAATTTTTTGGTCTTGAATTAAAAATCTCAGCGTGTCGCCGATAAGTTCCATAAAAGTACTATCGCCGTTTTCGTCTTCGCTGCTATTGGCGACAGGGTTTCCGATAACAAAAAATTCATTTAACGAGGTTTCTCCGAATAATATATGAATAGTGTCGCCTTTTACCGAACTGTTTTCGTATTCTATACGCGGGTTGCCTGTCAACATTCCTTTTTTGTCGTCTGCAAAGTAATATCCGCTGTCTGCAAACGAAACAAAATCCGCGCCGTTTATTTTTACACTGTCGGCTGCACGCGCAATTCCTGTTTTTGAAGTATAATTCATAATATTTCCGGCTATAGTGAAAGTATCGGTCGAAATCGAATCCCAAAAGTATATTTTTGGACATTTAGTTAAAAAAACGCTGTCGTTATTAATAAAATAATCCGCCGTTCCGGCAGTCATTGTCGCGCAGTAATTCGTATCGACTGCAAAAACTTTTCCCTTTAATTGTAGAACTTTTCCTTTTGAACGAAATTCTGCAAAATCGCACTTTAATTCTTGTTTGTTGCGCAGAACCTTTATATTCCCTGACATTAAAAGATGTCCTTCGCCGCGTTTCCAAATAGTTTTGTCGGAAAAAATCCGCGTTTCGTTCCACAAAAACTCAACATTTCCGGAAAGAGTGCTTACGACAGTGCCGTTTTCAAATTTGTTTGAATTTGTGTTCGCGTTTATCAATTCTAAAGCGTTTGAATTTATGATTGTTGTAATAATTGCAATAATTACAATTTTATTTTGCACCTAATCCTCGTTTTTTTCAAATTCCGCATCAACTGACGGGAAATTTCCTGTAACTTCCTGAGCAAATTCCCACCACTTAAAACTTTCATCAGCTTTAAATCCTTTTCCGCGCATGACTTCTCCGTCTGCTGATTTTAGCTCGACAAAATCGTTTGAAAGCAGCATTTTTTTTCTCTTATTCCATTCAAGCGAATTAGAAAATAGTTTTTCACCGCTTTCAGCGTTAAATTTAACGTTTCCCCAAACAAAGAGGGAGTCGGTGCTTTCGTTTGAAATTGCGCTGTCGGCGTATAAAACTGCGCTCAAAATCGCTGTTTCGTCATAAATAAGCAATTTTACCGGATTTGCCTTAATTCGTTTATTTTCGGAAATTTGAATGATTTCGTTTGCATTTAATTCCCATATTTTATTTCCATTTCTATACGCGGTGATTTTTGAAAGATTAAGTATTTGAGAGACAGAGTCCGCCATTGAATCGTTGGATAAAATAACATTACCGCTCTTTTTTTGTGAACAGGAACAAAAAAATATTGTAACTGCAACAATTATCAGTTTTAGTATTCTCATTTCAATCGACCTTTGCCGAAAATCCTGCCGAACTAAGCAAGTTTATCGCTTTTTCAGAATCGGCTTTTTCTATGAACGCAAACATGAACGATCCTGCGTCTCCTTCGCGGACTTTCAAAAGTTCAATATCGTTCACATTCAAATTATTTTGCGCCAAAATTGTGAGAATTTTTGCTAAAAATCCCGGTTTATCTTCCGCGATTACGATAATTCTATATAAATTATGAACGAATCCTTTTTGATTTTCCGACAATTTCGCACGAGTTTTTACTGCGTTTTCAAACGACGTCTCTAAAGAATCGTTTTTTAATTTTTTACGAAGTTCGACCATTTCGGCTATAAAGAGGTTTAGAATTTCAATATTCGCTTTCTTGTTGGTTTTGTAAATGTCGCGCCACATTTTATAGGGTGAAGAAGCGATCCTCGTGAGCGATTTGAAACCGCCCGCCGCCAAATCAAACGTCGTATTGATTTTTTGATTGACTTTTTCGGCGGTATTAACAAGTCCGACAGCGATTATATGCGGAATGTGACTTATTACCGCTGCGATTTTGTCGTGAATTTCAGGATTTATAAATTTTGTTTTGCAGCCCGTATATTTTTCCAAAAAAATTCCCAATTCGTCGGCGTCGCTCTTATTTTGCGAATATAAAACCCACACCGCATTTTGAAACAAAAACGGATCTGCGAATTTCGCTCCGTTTTTTTCGCTGCCAGCCATCGGGTGTCCTCCCACAAATCTAACGGATTTTGGTAAAAATTTCTGCGCGGTTTCGACAATCTCGTTTTTTGTACTTCCAATATCGGTAATTATCATTTCGCTTTTCAAATTCATTTTTGAAATTTTTTTTATAGTCTCAATAATAACCTCAATAGGCGCGCACAAAAAAAGCAAATCGGC
The genomic region above belongs to Chitinispirillales bacterium and contains:
- a CDS encoding response regulator transcription factor, giving the protein MIFIVEDDVSIRELVIYSLKNSGFECKGFSDGGQFWTEIEKNVPELVLLDIMLPKEDGLSILKKIRSMKTISDIPVIMLTAKSSEFDKVIGLDSGADDYVSKPFGITELLARIKRLLARTKKSCVSDNKMILGILEVDTAKHLVSSDGKKIDLTLKEFDLLVFLMRSKNIVYSREELLEKVWGYDVTVETRTVDTHIMSLRAKIDKARKYIQTIRGVGYKIGEIE
- a CDS encoding GHKL domain-containing protein, which translates into the protein MKKIVFAAICVLSVTAITITALLVNYAAYSDYENHKIKNESQLLLKMINNGIDAYGTSYLDSIHIMQHSILYIDKNGNVLKTTKESERFNPIGKKILYQELRRYDGSTIRVIICADEYIIYARKFIPVLIFMVILTSILAMVAAKTLSKKIVGRINGIDMENPHDSVIFDELSPLMHKIKNRNDSFAVQLDNLKNRKTQFETITANMQDGLIILNENDRILFCNKKAINILSRRNNEDDNFVNRNILVLCRDEKFRSGMKFTPETTKQESLFEMHGGTIKMIASRITNNERKIGTAVLLMDITEQADREKLRREFSANVSHELKTPLTIISGYSEIMANGMAKPEDITDFAKKIHSESQRLLSLINDIIQLSNLDENSSFEFEKVDLYDFVKDAISKIKEKADDKKISYELNGKNVCINAVPRLLYEILQNLLDNAVKYNRENGKIFVEIKTKEDKVVLSVTDTGIGIPLSMQRRVFERFFRVDSSRTGRQSGTGLGLSIVKHAVDIHKGEINLSSVEEKWTKVVVKFPLVK
- the pstC gene encoding phosphate ABC transporter permease subunit PstC; translated protein: MKQTKEKIAEFLFFVSAVICILCVVLICLFLFAGGVPAMFKIGVGDFIFGMNWRPMSGQFGIFPMIVASICVTVLALTFVAPVGILTAVFLCKFCDKKIESILNPMISLLAAIPSVVYGFFGLVVVCPIIQEVFGVSGKSLLAASIILAIMILPTIIAVSQAAIKAVPEIYYEGALALGANKEESVFFAMLPAAKSGIIASIVLGMGRCVGETMAVIMVAGNRAKLPGGILDGVRTLTANIVLEMGYAADLHRDALISTAVVLFVFILVINLLFSIIKGKI
- a CDS encoding substrate-binding domain-containing protein, which codes for MKRRAVKLFLIAFCALATISCNKQKDAAKKQTSGIISGKITVISREEGSGTRSAFTELFEILDQNKNDIMTLDAEITNNTAVMLSSIKSNKRSIGYVSMSSLNSEVKAIEINGVEANIENAVNDTYPISRPFIIVTRNQISELAQDFIKFIMSVNGQEVVQKNGYISLYESEVFVSSYVSGKIVVVGSSSVSPLMEKLKEAYSAINENAKIEIQQTDSSAGIKAVENAICDIGMSSRALKDSEKNKGFQIQIIAKDGIAVIVNNENSINNLSKEQVKSIFKGEISKWDELK
- a CDS encoding extracellular solute-binding protein; its protein translation is MKKQTAKLVILAFCTIVSMVFAQGGKQTDVITVVSREEGSGTRSAFTELFGVVDDDKKDITTLNAEITNNTAVMIGSIKNNKRAIGYVSMGSLNSEIKALKINGVEASAKNVINNTYAISRPFIIANKSTISKAAQDFINFIMSVEGQKIVEKNGYISVGAVKTFVTSGASGKVVIGGSSSVSPLMEKLKEAYKALNANVQIEIQQNDSSTGIKMAESGVCDVAMSSRELKSGELEKGLTPTIIAKDGIAVIVNKENLIDNMSKEQVKSIFVGKVTKWSDLKK
- a CDS encoding chemotaxis protein CheA encodes the protein MGNENTADLDMMVGFIDEAMDDLYSVVQNFLNLRSSGYDESTVQLLFRVFHSIKGNAAYFNLTEIKELSHAIEQVMDGIRQKKLSITDMVIDLLIDGSNGVSKAFEEIRSNGTKAKIPDSVENAKKAILDFLKNGENENNGDSLKVIEEILEDLSAIKEDNSAISNTIKKYEERLIKLNSANKKETAQKPSEYQELEKIMKDGKSYPSGDKIFGQIRVLIETLRQFISDSGDSNKIINEMLDNISIAEMTIGMDPLIRTTILEQMEKLTITIPAGQDVNSDSHKETEKEKKITEQPVQQTQATAKTMRISEESVDNFLAFVGELVIVEDMYMNLGSMANQTKNIRKEDVVAELKKITETFSQLSRNLQKSIMEIRKVPIDQIFKRMPKIVNEVAAKTGKRIKVEIEGGDLRIDKTILEILESPLVHMTRNAADHGIEKQDVREAAGKEKEGTITLCAVEKSGVVTVTIKDDGAGLNLEKLRAKAIELGIMSEAELFDQEKIIGVMFASGVSTASEVTDISGRGVGMDVVKKNLEKANGKIYTHTDQGIGTTFILTIPSVMTTQIMQGFVVRTETDRFILPLECIEASISVGEAHIESINEKGHVLQFKEGVIPVQRLSEAVEPVGAEFSAQPKEIIVIMRNKGVYQAFVVSAVVGIHQIVKKDLTLPQEFAENISGSAIMGDGIVSLLLNIDALMGTEEAK
- the lptC gene encoding LPS export ABC transporter periplasmic protein LptC; amino-acid sequence: MRILKLIIVAVTIFFCSCSQKKSGNVILSNDSMADSVSQILNLSKITAYRNGNKIWELNANEIIQISENKRIKANPVKLLIYDETAILSAVLYADSAISNESTDSLFVWGNVKFNAESGEKLFSNSLEWNKRKKMLLSNDFVELKSADGEVMRGKGFKADESFKWWEFAQEVTGNFPSVDAEFEKNED
- a CDS encoding prephenate dehydrogenase/arogenate dehydrogenase family protein, with translation MKIKKIAIYSVGLLGASIGSAMKASGFDGEIVGISSQKNIDDAISIKAIDYGVDYSETQKILETADLLFLCAPIEVIIETIKKISKMNLKSEMIITDIGSTKNEIVETAQKFLPKSVRFVGGHPMAGSEKNGAKFADPFLFQNAVWVLYSQNKSDADELGIFLEKYTGCKTKFINPEIHDKIAAVISHIPHIIAVGLVNTAEKVNQKINTTFDLAAGGFKSLTRIASSPYKMWRDIYKTNKKANIEILNLFIAEMVELRKKLKNDSLETSFENAVKTRAKLSENQKGFVHNLYRIIVIAEDKPGFLAKILTILAQNNLNVNDIELLKVREGDAGSFMFAFIEKADSEKAINLLSSAGFSAKVD